A single Camarhynchus parvulus chromosome 5, STF_HiC, whole genome shotgun sequence DNA region contains:
- the CALM1 gene encoding calmodulin-1, with translation MADQLTEEQIAEFKEAFSLFDKDGDGTITTKELGTVMRSLGQNPTEAELQDMINEVDADGNGTIDFPEFLTMMARKMKDTDSEEEIREAFRVFDKDGNGYISAAELRHVMTNLGEKLTDEEVDEMIREADIDGDGQVNYEEFVQMMTAK, from the exons atG GCTGATCAGCTGACTGAAGAACAGATTGCTG AATTCAAGGAAGCCTTTTCCCTATTTGACAAAGATGGTGATGGTACTATCACAACAAAAGAACTGGGAACTGTCATGAGGTCACTGGGTCAAAATCCAACAGAAGCAGAATTGCAGGATATGATCAACGAGGTAGATGCTGATG gcAATGGCACTATCGACTTCCCTGAATTTTTAACCATGATGGCCAGAAAAATGAAGGACACAGACAGCGAGGAAGAAATCCGTGAGGCATTCCGAGTCTTTGACAAG GATGGCAACGGCTATATCAGTGCAGCAGAACTACGCCATGTTATGACAAACTTAGGAGAAAAGCTAACAGATGAAGAAGTAGATGAAATGATCAGAGAAGCAGACATTGATGGGGATGGGCAAGTCAACTATGAAG aaTTCGTACAGATGATGACTGCAAAGTGA